A portion of the Candidatus Polarisedimenticolia bacterium genome contains these proteins:
- a CDS encoding DUF4097 family beta strand repeat-containing protein, protein MTLSVAKPVLFAPLLMFAITLASASHSTSMTINTHGGKEVLQRCDDIQVSIDNRDAARGEDSLSLRSLSGTLRVAAPRNGGVQILGTDSREVTVLACKAVAAREQDKLDDIKVSLTDGRLAVSGPSGDDWVVYLLVKAPKNAALEVQTNNGAIHLEDLHGQVDATSENGPISVKNCGGTLRAKTENGPIDFSGSSSGDLRLTTTNGPISVEPSGSRWTGGKVVARTENGPVSLKLSDDFQSSFEVEASMHAPMSCSAAQCEKARKTWDDDHRRVQFGGAEPALKATTENGPISIESSKGDDV, encoded by the coding sequence ATGACCCTCTCGGTAGCTAAACCTGTATTGTTCGCTCCCTTGCTGATGTTCGCCATCACCTTGGCCTCGGCCAGTCACTCGACCAGCATGACGATCAACACCCACGGCGGCAAGGAGGTGCTGCAGAGGTGCGACGACATCCAGGTGAGCATCGACAACCGGGATGCGGCGCGCGGCGAGGACAGCCTCAGCCTGCGGTCCCTGTCCGGGACGCTGCGCGTGGCCGCGCCGCGCAACGGCGGGGTGCAGATCCTGGGAACCGACTCGCGCGAGGTGACGGTGCTGGCCTGCAAGGCGGTCGCGGCGCGCGAACAGGACAAGCTCGACGACATTAAGGTCAGCCTGACCGACGGACGCCTGGCGGTGAGCGGCCCTTCCGGCGATGACTGGGTTGTCTACCTTCTGGTCAAGGCGCCGAAGAATGCTGCACTGGAAGTGCAGACCAACAACGGCGCGATCCACCTGGAGGACCTGCACGGGCAGGTCGACGCGACCTCGGAGAACGGCCCCATCTCGGTGAAGAACTGCGGCGGCACGCTGCGCGCGAAGACGGAGAACGGCCCCATCGACTTTTCCGGATCCAGCTCGGGCGACCTGCGCCTGACCACCACCAACGGCCCCATCTCCGTCGAGCCCTCCGGGAGCCGGTGGACCGGCGGGAAGGTGGTGGCGCGCACCGAGAACGGTCCCGTTTCTCTCAAGCTGTCGGACGATTTCCAGTCGTCGTTCGAAGTCGAGGCCTCGATGCACGCGCCGATGAGCTGCAGCGCGGCGCAGTGCGAGAAGGCGCGGAAGACCTGGGACGACGACCACCGTCGCGTCCAGTTCGGCGGGGCCGAGCCGGCCCTGAAGGCTACAACCGAGAACGGACCCATATCGATCGAGTCGTCGAAGGGTGACGACGTCTGA